Proteins encoded within one genomic window of Streptomyces sp. NBC_00523:
- a CDS encoding DUF397 domain-containing protein, producing the protein MSEHPARPASRWRSSSYSTGMNNCVETAPSVSGRLLAVRDSKDVGLTHLAFSPTAWTSFVSGLKR; encoded by the coding sequence ATGTCCGAACACCCCGCCCGGCCCGCGTCGCGCTGGCGAAGCAGCAGCTACAGCACGGGAATGAACAACTGCGTGGAGACCGCGCCGTCCGTCAGCGGACGGCTGCTGGCCGTCCGCGACTCGAAGGACGTGGGCCTGACACACCTGGCGTTCTCGCCGACGGCATGGACGTCCTTCGTCTCCGGCCTGAAACGCTGA
- a CDS encoding 8-amino-7-oxononanoate synthase, with translation MPATPFEWIDDEARRRADAGLVRRLRPREAEAELLDLASNDYLGLTRHPEVTSAAADAARRWGGGATGSRLVTGSTALHAELERELAAFCGFEAALVLSSGYAANLAALTALTGRGALIASDAGNHASIVDGCRLSRAETAVVPHADPEAVRKTLRGHEGRKLAVTDSVFSVDGDAAPLAALAAVCRAEGAALLVDDAHGLGVLGAGGRGALDAAGLAGDADVVATLTLSKSLGSQGGAVLGPARVIDHLVNTARTFIFDTGLAPAAVGAALGGLRLLRREPERALRARTVATALYEGLTAAGLTAARPDAAVVSVRAPSADAAVRWAADCRTAGMAVGCFRPPSVPDGISRLRLTARADLTDEQVARAVETVRRTAPRS, from the coding sequence ATGCCCGCCACCCCGTTCGAGTGGATCGACGACGAGGCCCGCCGTCGCGCGGACGCGGGCCTGGTCCGCCGGCTGCGGCCCCGCGAGGCCGAGGCGGAACTGCTGGACCTCGCGAGCAACGACTACCTGGGCCTCACCCGGCACCCGGAGGTGACCTCCGCGGCGGCGGACGCGGCGCGCCGCTGGGGCGGCGGGGCGACCGGATCCCGCCTGGTCACCGGCTCGACCGCGCTCCACGCCGAGCTGGAACGCGAACTCGCCGCGTTCTGCGGCTTCGAGGCCGCGCTCGTCCTCTCCTCCGGTTACGCCGCCAACCTCGCGGCCCTCACCGCGCTCACCGGACGCGGCGCCCTCATCGCGTCGGACGCGGGCAACCACGCCTCCATCGTGGACGGCTGCCGGCTCTCCCGGGCCGAGACCGCCGTCGTCCCGCACGCCGACCCGGAGGCCGTCCGCAAGACGCTGCGCGGGCACGAGGGCCGGAAGCTGGCCGTCACCGACTCGGTGTTCTCGGTGGACGGCGACGCCGCGCCGCTGGCCGCACTGGCCGCCGTCTGCCGGGCGGAGGGCGCCGCGCTCCTGGTGGACGACGCGCACGGGCTCGGGGTGCTCGGCGCGGGCGGGCGGGGCGCGCTCGACGCGGCGGGACTCGCGGGGGACGCGGACGTCGTCGCCACGCTCACCCTGTCCAAGTCCCTGGGCAGCCAGGGCGGCGCGGTCCTCGGGCCGGCCCGGGTCATCGACCACCTGGTCAACACCGCCCGGACGTTCATCTTCGACACCGGACTCGCCCCGGCCGCCGTCGGCGCCGCCCTGGGCGGACTGCGGCTGCTGCGCCGCGAACCTGAGCGCGCGCTCAGGGCCCGTACGGTCGCCACCGCGCTGTACGAGGGGCTGACGGCGGCCGGTCTGACCGCGGCGCGGCCCGACGCGGCGGTCGTCTCGGTCCGGGCGCCCTCGGCCGACGCCGCCGTGCGCTGGGCCGCCGACTGCCGGACGGCCGGGATGGCGGTGGGCTGCTTCCGGCCGCCGTCCGTGCCCGACGGCATCTCACGGCTCCGGCTGACCGCCCGCGCGGACCTGACGGACGAACAGGTCGCGCGGGCGGTGGAGACGGTGCGGCGGACCGCACCGCGGAGCTGA
- the bioB gene encoding biotin synthase BioB, which produces MDLLNTLVDKGLRRELPTREEALAVLATPDDQLLDVVAAAGKVRRQWFGRRVKLNYLVNLKSGLCPEDCSYCSQRLGSKAEILKYTWLKPDEASKAAAAGVAGGAKRVCLVASGRGPTDRDVDRVSQTIEAIKERHEGVEVCACLGLLSEGQADRLRSAGADAYNHNLNTSEGTYGEITTTHTYADRVDTVHQAQAAGLSACSGLIAGMGESDADLVDVVFSLRELDPDSVPVNFLIPFEGTPLAKEWNLTPQRCLRILAMVRFVCPDVEVRLAGGREVHLRSMQPLALHLVNSIFLGDYLTSEGQAGQADLDMIADAGFEVEGAGTTTLPRHRADAAAGCGSHADGGCASEAEGCASHAGGGCGPCGGVEEAAVPAAEVPETPGARTDLVAVRRRGAGTDLAPNA; this is translated from the coding sequence ATGGACCTCCTGAACACGCTGGTGGACAAGGGGCTGCGGCGCGAGCTGCCGACCCGTGAAGAAGCGCTCGCCGTACTGGCGACCCCGGACGACCAACTGCTCGACGTGGTGGCCGCCGCCGGCAAGGTGCGCCGTCAGTGGTTCGGGCGGCGGGTGAAACTGAACTATCTGGTCAATCTGAAGTCCGGGCTCTGCCCCGAGGACTGCTCGTACTGTTCGCAGCGGCTCGGTTCCAAGGCGGAGATCCTCAAGTACACCTGGCTGAAGCCGGACGAGGCGTCGAAGGCGGCCGCGGCGGGGGTGGCCGGCGGCGCCAAGCGCGTCTGCCTGGTGGCCAGCGGCCGGGGCCCGACGGACCGGGACGTCGACCGGGTCTCGCAGACCATCGAGGCCATCAAGGAGCGACACGAGGGCGTCGAGGTGTGCGCCTGCCTCGGTCTGCTCTCCGAGGGCCAGGCCGACCGGCTGCGTTCGGCGGGCGCCGACGCGTACAACCACAACCTCAACACGTCCGAGGGGACGTACGGGGAGATCACGACCACCCACACCTACGCCGACCGTGTGGACACGGTGCACCAGGCGCAGGCCGCCGGGCTCTCCGCGTGCTCGGGGCTGATCGCGGGCATGGGCGAGAGCGACGCCGACCTGGTCGACGTGGTCTTCTCGCTGCGCGAGCTGGACCCGGACTCGGTGCCGGTCAACTTCCTGATCCCGTTCGAGGGGACCCCGCTCGCCAAGGAGTGGAACCTGACGCCGCAGCGGTGTCTGCGCATCCTGGCAATGGTGCGGTTCGTCTGCCCGGACGTGGAGGTGCGGCTCGCGGGCGGGCGCGAGGTCCATCTGCGCTCGATGCAGCCGCTCGCCCTGCACCTGGTCAACTCCATCTTCCTGGGCGACTACCTGACCAGTGAGGGCCAGGCCGGGCAGGCGGATCTGGACATGATCGCGGACGCCGGTTTCGAGGTGGAGGGGGCGGGTACGACGACGCTCCCCCGGCACCGCGCGGACGCGGCGGCGGGCTGCGGCTCGCACGCGGACGGCGGTTGCGCCTCCGAGGCCGAGGGCTGCGCTTCGCACGCGGGCGGCGGCTGCGGGCCGTGCGGCGGCGTGGAGGAGGCGGCCGTACCCGCCGCCGAGGTGCCGGAGACCCCGGGTGCCCGGACGGACCTGGTGGCGGTACGCCGCCGCGGCGCGGGCACGGACCTCGCTCCCAATGCCTGA
- a CDS encoding adenosylmethionine--8-amino-7-oxononanoate transaminase, translating into MPEPLSPAVLRDLDRAHVWHPYGPMPGRQEPLVVESASGVRLRLAEPAHGQHELVDGMSSWWSAVHGYNHPVLNEAARGQLDRMSHVMFGGLTHEPAVRLAARLVEITPEPLRHVFLADSGSVSVEVAVKMCLQYWRSAGRPAKQRLLTWRGGYHGDTWQPMSVCDPEGGMHELWSGALPRQVFAGEPPAGYDSEPDPAYAAQLRELIGLHADELAAVIVEPVVQGAGGMRFHSPGYLRVLREACDAYGVLLVFDEIATGFGRTGKLFAAEHAGVSPDVMCVGKALTGGYLTMAATLCTSEVADGISRGEVPVLAHGPTFMGNPLAASVACASIDLLLGQDWQQEVKRIEAGLNEGLAAARELPGVRDVRVLGAIGVVQLDHEVDMAAATAAAVREGVWLRPFRDLVYTMPPYVTGDDDVARICRAVCAAAREG; encoded by the coding sequence ATGCCTGAGCCGCTCTCCCCCGCCGTACTCCGGGACCTGGACCGGGCGCACGTCTGGCACCCCTACGGCCCGATGCCGGGCCGGCAGGAGCCGCTGGTCGTGGAGTCCGCGTCCGGGGTCCGGCTGCGGCTCGCCGAACCCGCCCACGGACAGCACGAGTTGGTCGACGGGATGTCCTCGTGGTGGTCGGCCGTGCACGGCTACAACCACCCCGTGCTGAACGAGGCGGCGCGCGGCCAGCTGGACCGGATGAGCCATGTGATGTTCGGCGGGCTCACGCACGAGCCCGCCGTCCGCCTTGCGGCCCGGCTGGTGGAGATCACCCCGGAGCCGCTGCGCCACGTCTTCCTCGCCGACTCGGGCTCCGTGTCGGTCGAGGTGGCCGTGAAGATGTGCCTGCAGTACTGGCGCTCGGCCGGGCGGCCGGCCAAGCAGCGGCTGCTGACCTGGCGCGGCGGCTACCACGGGGACACCTGGCAGCCGATGTCGGTGTGCGACCCCGAGGGCGGGATGCACGAGCTGTGGTCCGGCGCGCTGCCCCGCCAGGTCTTCGCCGGTGAACCGCCCGCCGGTTACGACTCCGAGCCCGACCCGGCGTACGCGGCGCAGCTGCGCGAGCTGATCGGGCTGCACGCGGACGAGCTGGCGGCCGTGATCGTGGAGCCGGTGGTCCAGGGGGCGGGCGGCATGCGCTTCCACTCCCCCGGCTATCTGCGCGTGCTGCGCGAGGCGTGCGACGCGTACGGCGTGCTGCTCGTGTTCGACGAGATCGCCACGGGCTTCGGCCGTACGGGAAAGCTGTTCGCGGCCGAGCACGCGGGGGTCTCCCCCGATGTGATGTGCGTGGGCAAGGCGCTGACCGGCGGGTATCTGACGATGGCGGCGACGCTGTGCACGAGCGAGGTGGCCGACGGCATCTCGCGCGGCGAGGTGCCGGTGCTCGCCCACGGACCGACGTTCATGGGCAACCCGCTGGCCGCGTCGGTGGCCTGCGCCTCCATCGACCTGCTGCTCGGCCAGGACTGGCAGCAGGAGGTCAAGCGGATCGAGGCCGGGCTGAACGAGGGCCTGGCGGCGGCGCGGGAACTGCCCGGGGTCCGCGACGTACGGGTGCTCGGCGCCATCGGGGTCGTCCAGCTGGACCACGAGGTGGACATGGCGGCGGCGACCGCGGCCGCGGTGCGCGAGGGGGTGTGGCTGCGGCCGTTCCGGGACCTCGTCTACACCATGCCGCCGTATGTGACGGGTGACGACGATGTGGCGCGCATCTGCCGCGCGGTGTGCGCGGCGGCGCGGGAGGGCTGA